Proteins encoded within one genomic window of Leptospira stimsonii:
- a CDS encoding adenylate/guanylate cyclase domain-containing protein, whose amino-acid sequence MSEAKFKITPLQILFIILGILGILLISFTAFFPNFSQNTEFLLGGFAALILSAYPIYKFIAENTPDKQRSGSIWLAVVVSLVMFFLYQIFTPLSELEESSVSWRFTLLRAGVNKSEKESDEGTIEYTRYNPPPGARQDIQIIGITTTSLEKLQGRWPLPWKYYANIIDIFKNTSNQLMFDIFFVDYKPGQTEEMAEALSKNPQVMFDYPMETSLESKSSILNLENRINVLRKFKLENVEDPGDLGRSWLKFPQPPIEPVAEKASGLGFANIKKDESGLNRRMPLVAKLLNAGPLRETEYYPSIDLMIACNYLGVDVKRDVEVVMGKYVKIKNIPQKTLTSFNRKTLKMETKDIMNRPNEKREIKIPIDEDGQMQINFPGGLYSFRAHEVFEAATEWNEETASQFQNTIFLVAMYYATGAGAAKDTHLSPFGDMSGIEHHAAAINTILNQDFLFELPLWGEFLILIIVGILAGIIQPRLKTWLAFIFFLATAFLYSVVTLVNFSEFNLVHLYPSVILEQLFIFIGLIGFRILTEEENVKYIRSTFSKFVSKDVVDELLKNPENLNLGGSKRDITIFFSDIRGFTTMSEKMGPEELVQFLNQYLSEMTEIIIEFKGTIDKYMGDAIMAFWGAPVPLEDHAYYGCAAGLAQMRRLATLKEEWKARDLPQMDIGIGLNSGPAVVGNMGSSHRMDYTCMGDTINLGSRLEGTNKEYGTHIIISEYTYEKVKDRVIARELDLIKVKGKTQPVRIYELLDLVNEEDLKLLRKPLQAG is encoded by the coding sequence ATGAGCGAAGCAAAATTTAAGATCACGCCCCTTCAGATACTCTTTATCATCTTAGGAATTTTAGGAATCCTTCTCATCAGCTTTACGGCATTTTTCCCAAACTTTTCCCAGAATACGGAATTTCTCTTAGGTGGATTTGCCGCGCTCATCTTGTCGGCGTATCCCATTTACAAGTTTATTGCGGAGAATACGCCGGACAAACAGAGATCAGGAAGTATCTGGCTCGCGGTGGTCGTTTCCTTAGTGATGTTTTTTCTCTATCAGATCTTCACGCCACTTTCCGAGTTAGAAGAATCTTCCGTCTCTTGGAGATTCACACTCTTAAGAGCGGGGGTAAATAAGAGCGAGAAAGAATCGGACGAAGGAACGATCGAATACACGCGTTACAATCCTCCGCCGGGAGCGAGACAGGACATCCAGATTATCGGGATCACGACTACTTCTCTCGAGAAGTTACAGGGAAGATGGCCGCTTCCATGGAAATATTACGCAAACATAATAGACATATTTAAGAATACATCGAATCAGCTCATGTTCGATATTTTCTTCGTGGATTATAAGCCGGGACAGACGGAAGAAATGGCGGAAGCGTTGTCCAAAAATCCGCAGGTCATGTTTGACTACCCGATGGAAACGAGTTTGGAATCAAAGAGTTCGATTCTAAATTTGGAAAATCGAATCAACGTATTGAGAAAATTCAAATTGGAGAATGTGGAAGATCCGGGAGATCTCGGAAGATCCTGGTTGAAATTTCCGCAACCTCCGATCGAACCCGTCGCCGAAAAAGCGTCCGGATTAGGATTTGCGAATATTAAAAAAGACGAAAGTGGTCTGAACAGAAGGATGCCTCTGGTCGCAAAACTTTTGAACGCCGGGCCTTTGAGAGAAACGGAATACTATCCCTCGATCGACTTGATGATCGCCTGTAATTATCTCGGAGTCGACGTAAAAAGAGACGTGGAAGTCGTGATGGGAAAGTATGTGAAGATCAAAAACATACCTCAAAAGACGCTCACGAGTTTCAATCGGAAAACCTTGAAGATGGAAACCAAGGACATCATGAATCGACCGAACGAGAAGAGGGAGATCAAGATTCCGATCGACGAAGACGGCCAGATGCAGATCAACTTTCCGGGGGGGTTGTATTCTTTCCGAGCGCACGAGGTTTTCGAGGCGGCGACCGAATGGAATGAGGAGACGGCATCTCAATTTCAAAATACGATTTTCTTAGTAGCGATGTATTATGCGACCGGTGCAGGAGCCGCAAAGGATACGCACTTATCACCATTCGGAGATATGTCCGGGATCGAGCACCACGCGGCGGCGATCAATACGATTCTCAATCAAGACTTTCTCTTTGAATTGCCTCTCTGGGGAGAATTTCTGATTCTAATCATCGTCGGAATTTTGGCGGGGATTATTCAACCGAGACTCAAGACCTGGCTTGCATTTATTTTCTTCTTAGCGACGGCGTTTCTTTATTCCGTAGTAACGCTGGTAAACTTTTCGGAATTCAATTTGGTGCATCTCTATCCATCGGTGATCTTAGAACAGTTGTTTATCTTCATCGGATTGATCGGATTTAGAATTTTGACGGAAGAGGAGAACGTAAAATATATCCGAAGCACATTCTCCAAATTCGTATCCAAAGACGTCGTGGACGAATTGCTCAAGAATCCCGAGAACCTGAACTTAGGAGGATCGAAACGGGATATTACGATCTTCTTCTCAGATATTCGCGGATTTACGACGATGTCTGAAAAAATGGGACCGGAAGAACTCGTTCAATTCTTGAACCAATACTTATCGGAGATGACGGAGATCATCATTGAATTCAAGGGAACGATTGATAAATACATGGGGGATGCGATCATGGCATTTTGGGGGGCGCCCGTGCCTCTGGAAGACCACGCTTACTATGGTTGCGCGGCGGGATTGGCTCAGATGAGAAGACTCGCGACACTCAAGGAAGAATGGAAAGCTCGGGATCTACCTCAAATGGATATAGGAATCGGACTCAATTCGGGTCCTGCAGTCGTCGGAAACATGGGGAGTTCCCACAGGATGGATTATACCTGTATGGGAGACACCATCAACCTTGGATCCAGATTGGAAGGAACGAACAAGGAATACGGAACCCATATTATTATCTCTGAGTACACCTACGAAAAGGTAAAGGACAGGGTCATCGCAAGAGAACTGGACTTGATTAAAGTGAAGGGAAAGACTCAGCCGGTTCGGATCTATGAACTTCTGGATTTGGTAAACGAGGAAGACCTAAAACTATTAAGAAAACCTTTGCAGGCAGGCTGA
- the dxs gene encoding 1-deoxy-D-xylulose-5-phosphate synthase, with translation MQQEPTLLDRINYPADLRSVPLEKLPVVCEEVRNYIIDTLSGVGGHFASNLGVVELTVALHYVFDTPKDRLVWDVGHQTYPHKILTGRKDRLNTVRKFNGLSGFPKREESPYDLYNTGHAGTSISQALGEAAARDLTGGDYNVVAIIGDASIATGMALEAMNHAGHLKKDMIVILNDNYMSISKNVGSISNYLNNIITSHFYNHWKRIFYTFLKWLPIIGPATERFFKKVEKGFKDVLTPGGLFEDLGFGYIGPEDGHDVIRLVKMLEKVKKMKGPILLHLITQKGKGYDPAERDPIKYHGVTPFRKEDGAMESGDSSKIAYSKIVGKMLTILTDQNPKIAAITPAMIEGSGLKEYAEKYPEHLFDVGIAEQHSVAFAGAMTNGNVIPYMCIYSTFLTRGMDQLVEDVSLMNLPVRFVIDRAGCVGPDGETHQGLFDLSYLLGLPHMDVFVPSNGQDLIDSLRLMEHYDQEPIAIRFPKASVDVKSLDFHRKPELVPGTFRVLKKGSDVALLSIGSMLDEAKKATEILESSGLSVTLIDLVWLRPLGTEALNEELSNVRHFAILDESYVDAGASGYLLNRIAPEQLSKYIKTFGFPPEPIHHGERKEIFQAYKLDAPSIAETVAEALKKNLIKP, from the coding sequence ATGCAACAGGAACCAACTCTGCTGGATAGAATCAACTATCCGGCCGATCTCCGAAGCGTTCCACTGGAAAAACTTCCGGTGGTCTGCGAAGAGGTTCGAAATTACATCATCGACACTCTCTCGGGAGTGGGCGGGCATTTTGCAAGCAATCTGGGAGTTGTAGAACTCACGGTTGCTCTTCACTATGTGTTCGATACTCCCAAAGACCGTCTTGTCTGGGACGTGGGACATCAAACCTATCCGCATAAAATCTTAACGGGAAGAAAAGACCGACTCAACACGGTTCGAAAATTCAACGGGCTTTCCGGATTTCCCAAACGGGAAGAATCGCCGTACGACCTCTACAATACGGGACACGCTGGAACTTCCATATCTCAAGCGCTCGGCGAGGCGGCCGCGAGGGATTTGACAGGGGGGGACTACAACGTAGTCGCCATCATAGGAGACGCTTCGATCGCAACCGGAATGGCGTTGGAAGCGATGAACCACGCGGGACATTTGAAAAAAGACATGATCGTGATTCTAAACGATAACTACATGTCGATCTCCAAAAACGTAGGATCTATATCCAACTATCTCAACAACATCATCACATCTCATTTTTACAACCACTGGAAGAGAATCTTTTATACATTCTTAAAATGGCTTCCGATCATAGGACCGGCGACGGAGCGATTTTTTAAGAAGGTGGAAAAAGGATTCAAGGACGTTTTAACCCCGGGCGGACTTTTTGAAGATTTAGGATTTGGATACATCGGCCCGGAAGACGGACACGACGTGATTCGGCTCGTAAAGATGCTCGAAAAAGTAAAGAAGATGAAAGGACCGATTCTTCTACATCTGATCACGCAGAAAGGAAAAGGTTACGATCCGGCGGAAAGGGATCCGATCAAATATCACGGGGTGACACCGTTTCGAAAAGAAGACGGTGCGATGGAAAGCGGAGATTCTTCCAAGATCGCTTATAGTAAGATCGTAGGAAAGATGCTCACAATTCTCACCGACCAAAACCCGAAGATCGCGGCCATAACGCCCGCGATGATCGAGGGAAGCGGGCTCAAGGAATACGCGGAAAAATATCCGGAACATCTTTTCGACGTGGGAATCGCGGAGCAACATTCGGTAGCATTCGCGGGTGCGATGACAAACGGAAATGTGATTCCGTATATGTGTATCTATTCCACATTTTTGACGAGAGGAATGGATCAACTCGTGGAGGACGTCTCACTGATGAATCTTCCGGTTCGTTTTGTGATCGATCGTGCGGGATGTGTGGGTCCGGACGGAGAAACTCATCAGGGTTTATTCGATCTGAGTTATCTTCTGGGATTGCCTCACATGGACGTCTTTGTTCCTTCGAATGGACAAGATCTGATCGATTCTTTGAGGCTTATGGAACACTACGATCAGGAACCGATCGCGATACGGTTTCCAAAGGCGAGCGTGGACGTGAAGAGTCTCGATTTTCATAGAAAACCGGAGTTGGTTCCGGGGACGTTCCGAGTTCTTAAGAAAGGAAGCGATGTCGCATTATTATCGATCGGATCCATGTTGGACGAGGCAAAAAAAGCGACTGAAATTTTAGAATCATCCGGATTGAGTGTCACTTTGATCGATCTCGTCTGGTTGAGACCGCTCGGAACGGAAGCCTTGAACGAAGAACTGTCGAACGTGAGACATTTCGCGATCTTAGACGAGAGTTATGTCGACGCGGGGGCTTCCGGATATCTGCTCAATCGGATTGCACCGGAACAATTGTCAAAATACATCAAAACTTTCGGCTTTCCACCGGAACCGATCCATCACGGAGAGAGAAAGGAAATTTTTCAGGCATACAAATTGGACGCACCGTCGATCGCGGAAACCGTCGCGGAGGCATTGAAAAAAAACTTAATCAAGCCTTAG